The genomic window GCTGTCGGCGTCCCAGACGTGTGCCGCTTCGCTCACGCGGACGAACGACGCCGGGGAGTCGGCGACCAGTTCCTCCTGTAACTGCTGGTAGATCTCGACCCGCTCGTCCGGGGATGTCTCCTCGAGGCCGTCGTCGATGTATTCGTCGACGGTCTCGCTGGCGTAGTGGTTGATGTTGAGCCCGGTGGGCGTGTGATTGTCGGAGTGAAACAGCGTATTGACGTAGTCGTCGGGGTCCCAGCCGCCGGTCCAACTGACGATGAAGAGGGCGTTTTCCTCGTCGTCGGCCGCCGTGTTCAGCATCTCGAGATAGGTCGTCCACTCGTATTCGCTGATCGAGATATCGAAGAAACCGGTGTCCTCGAGTTCGGTCGCGAGGAGTTGTGCGAACCGGCTCCGCTCGGTGTCTTCGGTGATCGCGATCGTCGTCTCGAACGGCGGCTCGATGCCGGTCGCCTCGAACCCCGTCTGAATCAACTCCTCGGCCGGGCCGTCGGCTTCGATATCGTTACTGCGAACACAGCCCGCCAATCCGGCGATGCCGGCCGTGCCCACGCCCTTCAGCAGCGACCGCCGCCGCAGGCGATGGCGGTCACTCGGCCCGACGCGGTTCTCTGCCATCGCTATGAGGTTCAAATCGTGGCGACATATTCCTTGTGATGGCGAAACACATTAGTTGAAAACCGAATGCGTCCGGTACAGCTGAGACTCCGTCTCCGTCGAAGATACAACGGAACGGAATATCGGGAGACGTGCTATGCGTTTGGCCGAGAAACGAGTGGGTCGTACGTTTCGTGTTCGAACGTCCCGAGAATCGTCCCGTCTATCGTCTTGACGTGGGTGTACAGGACGCCTTCGTCCGCCGCAGACGGTCGGCACGCGCCATATCGTATTCACGACTTACAGCCGTTGGACCACCGATAGTGAGAAAGCCGACCGGATCTGAACGGGGGAGACCAGAACGAACCGAGAACTGTCAGTGGTCGCCGTCTTCGTCGACGATAACGACCTCGCCGTCGACGACGTCGACGTTGATCAGCGTCTTGACGTCGTAGCCCGCGTCGTCGACCTTGTTCTCGCCGCCGACCTTCTTGATGACCGCGACCGTGTCGATGACCTCGGCACCGATCTCGTCGAGGGCCTCGAGCACCGACGCGAGCGTGCCGCCGGTCGAGAGCACGTCGTCGAGCACGAGCACGCGCTCGCCCTCGCGGACATCGTTGATGTACATCTCGTTCTCCGAGTAGCCGGTCTTCTGAGAGATCGCGACCTCGTCCTTGAGGCCGTACTGGCGCTTGCGGATGACCGTCAGCGGAATGTCGGTCATCAGGGAGACAGCCGTCGAGATGTGAATGCCCATCGCCGCGGGCGTGACGATCCGGTCAACGTTCTCGAGTTCGGCCTTCCGGATGATTCGGATGACGATCTCCCGCAGGAGCGTCGGATCGAGCTTCGGGACGCCGTCGCTGATCGGGTGAACGAAGTAGTGATAGCCGTTCTTCTCGATGATCGGCGCCTCGAGGAGCGACTGCTTCAGTTGATCCATGTCGTAGGTCGGTTGGTAGCGGAGTAAAAGTTGACGATACGAGCGAAGTGGCGCCACCTGCGAACGTCCCGCATTCGCCGCGGCGGGTCGGAGCGCTTCGGCACCGACTCGAGTCGAGACGCTCGTTTTCGCGCCCGCAAGGCGGCCGAATCGATCGGGTCTCGAGCGCCGCCGGCGCTACTTGTCGGTCCCGTAGCTGAGTTCCGGCGGCTGATCGCCGTGGCCGAGGCGCATGTTCCGTTCGTGGTAGACGTGTGCGACCGCAGTGAGCGTGAACGTGACCGCGACGACGGCCGCCCACGACAGGTTCGACAGGATCGTCAGCGGATAGATCCCCAGCCAGAGCGCGGCGACCAGCGCGCAACTGATCGCGCCGAGTGAGAGGTACAGTTCCCGCCACGCGAACTCGCGGCCGGGGACGATCTCGAGGTAGACGCTGATGTCCCGCGTTCGTTCGGTCCCCTCGATGACGCCCCGATCGGAGTCGAAACGGAGGATCCCGGCCGTATCCATCTTCGGGAGATGGGTTTGCTGGAGTGTCGTATAGACGCGTTTGCGCTGTTCCGGGGTGACGCCCTCGAGGGTCGTGTCGTACTCCCACGCGGCGACCTGCTGGGCCAGATCCCCGAGTTCGACGGGTCGGTGGTCCTGCTTGAGGTACTGGAGGACGTAGCGCCGTCGCTGGTTTCGGAGGACTTCGAATATCTCGCCTTTGGAGAGCGATTCGTTCGTATCGGACGTGTCGCCGTCGGCGTCTGGGGTGTCGGCGTCGGCATCGGCCTCACCACCCTCGTCGGCCGCGGTGGCGTCGTCGAGTTGCTGTCGTTGTGCCACCTCGATCACCTCAGGTTGCCGGCTACCGGTGCCGTCGCACGAAGATCCGCATCCGGTCGTCTATCCATTACGTCGGTCGGATGAACCCCACCCATATAATTCTCCTGACGGCCCGCCCGCTCAGTCGGCCGCCGCGGAACCGCACACCGCGGCGATCGAGTCGGCGATTTCGCCGCCCAGCCCCGCCTTCGTCCCCTCGTAGCGGGCGGCGTCGTTCGCGTGGACCAGCAGCGCCGACGTTTCCGCCGCACCCATCACGCTCGCGTCGTTTGCGACGACGAAGGCCAGCCCGGCCCGCTCGAGCGTCTCCCTCGCCCGCTGGATCATGGCCCCCTCGTCACCGGACGTTTCGGTCTTGAAGCCGACGATGGGGAGGTCGGGGTGCTCGGAGCGGATCTCGTCGATGAGCTTCGGGGTCGGCTCGAGTTCGAGCGTAAGCTCCTGTCCCGAACGGATCTTCTCGTCGCTCGTCTCGACGGTGTAGTCGCCGATCGCGGCCGCCGAAACGAGCGCGTCGGCCTCGGCGCAGGCCTCGCGGGTCGCGTCGAGCATCTCCGCGGCGCTCTCGACCGCGCGGACATCGGCGTAGGGGACCGCCGGCCCGTCGTGGACGAGCGTGACAGTTGCCCCGCGGACGTAGCAGGCCTGCGCGACCGCGCGGCCCATCTTCCCCGACGAGCGGTTCGTGATGATCCGAACGGGGTCGATCGACTCGCTGGTCGCCCCGCTGGTGACGACGACGTGCTCGCCCTCGAGCGGCCGGTCGCCGGCCGCGCGGGCCGTCTCGCAGACGATCGCCTCCTCGCTGGCGATCTTGGCCTTCCCCTCTTCGAGGCGCGGGTCGACGAAGTCGACGCCCCACCCCTCGACGGTCTCGATTGCCTCGAGCACGCCGGGGTGGTCGTACATCGGTTCGTGCATGGCCGGCGCGATCACGACCGGCGTCTCGGCGCCGAGCGCGGTCGTCGCACACGTGGTGACCGGCGTATCGTCGACGGCACCG from Natrinema versiforme includes these protein-coding regions:
- the hpt gene encoding hypoxanthine/guanine phosphoribosyltransferase yields the protein MDQLKQSLLEAPIIEKNGYHYFVHPISDGVPKLDPTLLREIVIRIIRKAELENVDRIVTPAAMGIHISTAVSLMTDIPLTVIRKRQYGLKDEVAISQKTGYSENEMYINDVREGERVLVLDDVLSTGGTLASVLEALDEIGAEVIDTVAVIKKVGGENKVDDAGYDVKTLINVDVVDGEVVIVDEDGDH
- the coaBC gene encoding bifunctional phosphopantothenoylcysteine decarboxylase/phosphopantothenate--cysteine ligase CoaBC encodes the protein MLEGVNVALGVTGSIAAVKTVELAHELRRQGAAVRGVMTDSAQGIIHPWAVEFATENEVVTEITGSVEHVDLCGYDGWADVFVIAPATANTVGKIAGAVDDTPVTTCATTALGAETPVVIAPAMHEPMYDHPGVLEAIETVEGWGVDFVDPRLEEGKAKIASEEAIVCETARAAGDRPLEGEHVVVTSGATSESIDPVRIITNRSSGKMGRAVAQACYVRGATVTLVHDGPAVPYADVRAVESAAEMLDATREACAEADALVSAAAIGDYTVETSDEKIRSGQELTLELEPTPKLIDEIRSEHPDLPIVGFKTETSGDEGAMIQRARETLERAGLAFVVANDASVMGAAETSALLVHANDAARYEGTKAGLGGEIADSIAAVCGSAAAD